Proteins encoded together in one Sulfitobacter pontiacus window:
- a CDS encoding NADH-quinone oxidoreductase subunit M: MDHHLLSIITFMPSFAALILAVFLRGDDAAAGRNAKWLALITTTVTFLISLFILFDFDPSNTGFQFVDEAQWLMGLKYRLGVDGISILFVMLTTFMMPLVIAASWNVETRVKEYMIAFLLLETLMLGVFMALDLVLFYLFFEAGLIPMFLIIGIWGGANRIYASFKFFLYTFLGSVLMLVAMVMMYADAGTTCIGGCEVSLLTHTFASDSFSIAGITVVGGLQTMMFLAFFASFAVKMPMWPVHTWLPDAHVQAPTAGSVVLAAILLKMGGYGFLRFSVPMFPVGADVMAPLVLWMSAIAIVYTSLVALVQEDMKKLIAYSSVAHMGFVTMGIFTFNQQGLDGAIFQMISHGFISAALFLCVGVIYDRMHTREIDAYGGLVNRMPAYALVFMFFTMANVGLPGTSGFVGEFLTLMGTFQVNTWVAAVATSGVIFSAAYALWLYRRVVMGDLIKESLRTITDMSRRERWIFAPLVAMTLLLGVYPALVLDMIGPSVAALVDSYDTALEAAGAAVQTASE, from the coding sequence ATGGATCATCACTTGCTTTCCATCATTACCTTCATGCCCAGCTTTGCGGCGCTTATTCTGGCTGTGTTCCTGCGGGGCGATGACGCCGCAGCGGGGCGCAATGCAAAGTGGCTCGCACTGATCACGACGACGGTCACCTTCCTGATCTCGCTGTTCATCCTGTTCGACTTCGACCCGTCCAACACCGGGTTCCAGTTCGTCGACGAGGCGCAGTGGTTGATGGGCCTGAAATACCGTCTGGGCGTTGACGGGATTTCGATCCTTTTCGTGATGCTGACCACCTTTATGATGCCACTGGTCATTGCTGCCAGCTGGAACGTAGAGACGCGGGTCAAGGAATATATGATCGCCTTCCTGCTGCTGGAAACGCTGATGCTGGGCGTGTTCATGGCGCTGGATCTGGTGCTCTTCTACCTCTTCTTCGAAGCAGGTCTGATCCCGATGTTCCTGATCATCGGTATCTGGGGCGGGGCGAACCGCATTTACGCTTCGTTCAAATTCTTCCTCTACACCTTCCTCGGGTCTGTCCTGATGCTGGTGGCGATGGTGATGATGTATGCGGATGCCGGCACGACCTGTATCGGCGGATGCGAGGTCAGCTTGCTGACCCATACCTTTGCCTCCGATAGCTTCTCGATTGCGGGGATCACCGTGGTCGGCGGGTTGCAGACCATGATGTTCCTGGCGTTCTTTGCCAGCTTTGCGGTGAAAATGCCGATGTGGCCGGTGCACACATGGTTGCCTGACGCACACGTTCAGGCCCCGACTGCCGGTTCCGTGGTGCTGGCGGCGATCCTGCTGAAGATGGGCGGCTACGGCTTCTTGCGCTTCTCGGTGCCGATGTTCCCCGTGGGGGCAGATGTGATGGCCCCGCTGGTGCTGTGGATGTCGGCGATCGCGATTGTCTATACCTCGCTGGTGGCGCTGGTGCAGGAAGACATGAAAAAGCTGATCGCCTATTCCTCGGTCGCGCATATGGGTTTCGTGACCATGGGTATCTTTACCTTTAACCAGCAGGGGCTGGATGGCGCGATCTTCCAGATGATCAGCCACGGCTTCATCTCGGCTGCGTTGTTCCTCTGTGTCGGCGTGATCTATGATCGGATGCACACCCGCGAGATTGACGCCTATGGCGGTCTGGTGAACCGGATGCCTGCCTATGCGCTGGTGTTCATGTTCTTCACTATGGCCAACGTCGGTCTGCCGGGGACATCGGGCTTTGTCGGGGAATTCCTGACGCTCATGGGCACGTTCCAGGTGAACACCTGGGTCGCGGCGGTTGCGACCTCCGGGGTGATCTTCTCGGCGGCCTATGCGCTGTGGCTCTATCGCCGCGTGGTGATGGGCGATCTGATCAAGGAAAGCCTGCGCACCATCACCGATATGTCGCGCCGCGAACGCTGGATCTTTGCCCCGCTGGTGGCAATGACGTTGCTGTTGGGTGTCTACCCGGCGCTGGTGCTCGACATGATCGGGCCATCGGTTGCCGCCCTTGTTGATAGCTATGATACGGCCCTGGAGGCGGCAGGTGCCGCTGTCCAGACGGCCTCAGAATAA
- the nuoL gene encoding NADH-quinone oxidoreductase subunit L yields the protein METIILFAPLVGALICGFGWKLIGEKTGQYVATGLLFLAALLSWIVFLSFDGETQHIQILRWIESGSLSTDWAIRLDRLTAIMLIVITTVSSLVHLYSFGYMAHDENFSDAEPYRARFFAYLSFFTFAMLMLVTSDNLVQMFFGWEGVGVASYLLIGFYYKKPSANAAAIKAFVVNRVGDFGFALGIFGLFYLTDSIKFDDVFAATPELAETTVGFLWADWNAANLIAILLFIGAMGKSAQLFLHTWLPDAMEGPTPVSALIHAATMVTAGVFLVCRMSPLMEVAPEAMTFVTFLGATTAFVAATIGLVQNDIKRVIAYSTMSQLGYMFVAAGVGMYSAAMFHLFTHAFFKAMLFLGAGSVIHAMHHEQDMRNYGALRKKIPYTFWAMMIGTLAITGVGIPLTHFGFAGFLSKDAIIESAWGGGSMYGFWMLVIAAAMTSFYSWRLMFLTFFGKARGDKHTHDHAHESPMVMLVPLGVLSLGAIFAGMIWYNSFFGHAEDVGEFYGIPMAEMAAGGETHVEGAEDSHADAGDHAEDGQGADAGHHGPAFAGAPGEGALYIAPDNHVLDDAHAAPAWVKVSPFIAMVFGLVMALWFYIWNPTLPSRLAANQRPLYLFLLNKWYFDELYNVIFVKPAMAIGRFFWKRGDGNVIDGTLNGVAMGIIPFLTRLAGRAQSGYIFTYAFAMVIGIAVLVTWMTMSGGAH from the coding sequence ATGGAAACGATCATTCTTTTCGCACCACTTGTCGGTGCATTGATCTGTGGTTTCGGCTGGAAGCTGATCGGGGAGAAGACCGGCCAATATGTGGCAACGGGTCTACTGTTCCTCGCGGCGCTGCTCAGCTGGATCGTCTTCCTTTCGTTTGACGGTGAAACACAGCACATCCAGATCCTGCGCTGGATCGAAAGCGGCAGCCTGTCGACCGATTGGGCGATCCGTCTCGACCGTCTGACCGCGATCATGCTGATCGTGATCACCACGGTCTCCAGCCTCGTGCACCTCTATTCCTTCGGCTACATGGCCCATGACGAGAATTTCTCGGACGCGGAGCCCTATCGCGCCCGTTTCTTCGCCTATCTGTCGTTCTTCACCTTCGCGATGCTGATGCTCGTGACATCTGACAACCTTGTTCAGATGTTCTTTGGCTGGGAAGGCGTGGGCGTCGCATCCTATCTGCTGATCGGCTTCTACTATAAGAAGCCCTCGGCGAATGCGGCGGCGATCAAGGCGTTTGTGGTCAACCGTGTCGGTGACTTCGGCTTTGCGCTTGGTATCTTTGGCCTGTTCTATCTGACCGACTCGATCAAGTTCGACGATGTCTTCGCAGCCACCCCCGAGCTGGCGGAAACCACCGTTGGTTTCCTTTGGGCCGACTGGAATGCCGCGAACCTGATCGCGATCCTGCTGTTCATCGGTGCGATGGGTAAATCGGCGCAGCTCTTCCTGCACACATGGTTGCCCGACGCGATGGAAGGTCCGACGCCTGTGTCGGCGCTGATCCACGCCGCGACGATGGTGACGGCCGGTGTTTTCCTTGTCTGCCGCATGTCTCCGTTGATGGAGGTCGCCCCCGAGGCAATGACATTCGTCACCTTCCTTGGAGCCACCACCGCCTTTGTCGCCGCGACCATCGGTCTGGTGCAGAACGACATCAAACGCGTCATCGCCTATTCGACCATGTCGCAGCTTGGCTACATGTTCGTGGCCGCTGGCGTTGGCATGTATTCTGCCGCGATGTTCCACCTGTTCACCCACGCGTTCTTCAAGGCGATGTTGTTCTTGGGGGCGGGGTCGGTGATCCACGCGATGCACCACGAGCAGGACATGCGTAACTATGGCGCGCTGCGTAAGAAAATCCCCTATACTTTCTGGGCGATGATGATCGGTACGCTGGCCATTACCGGTGTCGGTATTCCGTTGACGCACTTTGGCTTCGCGGGCTTCCTGTCCAAGGATGCGATCATCGAAAGCGCTTGGGGCGGCGGGTCCATGTATGGCTTCTGGATGCTGGTGATCGCCGCTGCGATGACAAGCTTCTACAGCTGGCGCCTGATGTTCCTGACCTTCTTTGGCAAGGCGCGCGGCGACAAGCATACCCATGACCACGCACATGAAAGCCCGATGGTCATGCTGGTGCCGCTTGGCGTGCTAAGCCTTGGCGCGATCTTTGCGGGTATGATCTGGTACAACAGCTTCTTTGGTCATGCCGAGGATGTGGGCGAGTTCTATGGCATCCCCATGGCCGAGATGGCCGCCGGTGGTGAAACCCATGTTGAAGGGGCGGAAGACAGCCACGCCGACGCAGGCGACCACGCTGAAGACGGCCAAGGTGCCGATGCCGGTCACCACGGTCCCGCCTTCGCCGGTGCACCGGGCGAGGGGGCATTGTATATCGCACCGGACAACCACGTTCTGGACGACGCCCACGCCGCACCGGCATGGGTCAAGGTCAGCCCGTTCATCGCGATGGTCTTTGGCCTTGTGATGGCCCTGTGGTTCTACATCTGGAACCCGACCCTGCCGTCGCGTCTGGCGGCGAACCAGCGGCCGCTTTATCTGTTCTTGCTGAACAAGTGGTATTTCGACGAACTTTATAACGTGATCTTCGTCAAACCCGCGATGGCCATCGGTCGCTTCTTCTGGAAGCGCGGGGACGGCAATGTGATCGACGGCACGCTGAACGGTGTCGCTATGGGGATCATCCCGTTCCTCACCCGACTGGCAGGGCGCGCGCAGTCCGGCTATATATTTACCTACGCCTTTGCCATGGTGATCGGCATCGCGGTCCTTGTGACCTGGATGACGATGAGCGGGGGGGCACACTAA
- the nuoK gene encoding NADH-quinone oxidoreductase subunit NuoK, with protein MIGIEHYLTVAATLFVIGIFGLFLNRKNIIIMLMSIELMLLAVNINFVAFSYYLGDLVGQVFTLFVLTVAAAEAAIGLAILVCFFRNRGTIAVEDVNVMKG; from the coding sequence ATGATCGGAATTGAACATTACCTGACAGTAGCGGCGACGCTGTTTGTCATTGGCATTTTCGGGCTATTCCTGAACCGCAAGAACATCATCATCATGTTGATGTCGATCGAGCTTATGCTCTTGGCGGTGAACATCAACTTTGTCGCCTTCTCCTATTATCTGGGTGATTTGGTGGGGCAGGTGTTCACGCTGTTCGTCCTGACCGTCGCTGCGGCCGAGGCCGCAATCGGGCTGGCCATTCTGGTCTGCTTCTTCCGCAATCGGGGTACGATCGCGGTTGAAGATGTCAACGTGATGAAGGGCTAA
- a CDS encoding NADH-quinone oxidoreductase subunit J has product MSVFAFYLFAISVIAGGLFTVISRNPVHSVLWLILSFLSAAGLFVLLNAEFVAMLLIIVYVGAVAVLFLFVVMMLDVDFAELKAEMARYMPLALLIGLVILMQFVMAFGAWDANSAAEGLRTQVITDEVHNTAALGLILYDQYFLLFQLSGLILLVAMIGAIVLTLRHRADVKRQNVVDQMMRDPKLAMKLNDVKPGQGL; this is encoded by the coding sequence ATGAGCGTTTTCGCATTTTACCTCTTCGCGATCAGCGTGATCGCTGGCGGGCTGTTCACTGTGATCAGCCGCAACCCCGTGCATTCGGTGCTGTGGTTGATCCTGTCCTTCCTCAGCGCGGCGGGGCTTTTCGTGCTGCTCAACGCCGAATTCGTCGCGATGCTGCTGATCATTGTCTATGTCGGCGCGGTCGCGGTTCTGTTCCTGTTCGTTGTCATGATGCTTGATGTCGATTTCGCCGAGCTCAAGGCCGAAATGGCGCGCTATATGCCGCTGGCCCTGCTGATCGGTCTGGTGATCCTGATGCAATTCGTGATGGCGTTCGGCGCGTGGGATGCGAACTCTGCCGCCGAAGGGCTGCGCACGCAGGTGATCACCGACGAGGTGCACAACACCGCCGCATTGGGCCTGATCCTTTATGATCAATACTTCCTGCTGTTCCAGCTGTCGGGTCTGATCCTGCTGGTCGCGATGATCGGGGCGATTGTGCTGACGCTGCGCCACCGTGCGGATGTGAAACGCCAGAACGTGGTCGATCAGATGATGCGCGATCCGAAGCTGGCGATGAAACTGAATGATGTGAAACCCGGGCAGGGCCTTTAG
- a CDS encoding carboxymuconolactone decarboxylase family protein, with product MTDSQNPFEEMMRQMQDMAKAFPAMDAFSPKGFEAMMGKMPKDMMETFFGNTMNPNGLDAKTRMLLTISGLTMQGAQNDVALRQAVIHAVEAGAHKQQVIETIGQMAVFAGIPAMTRAMEIAQGVLDDKEGDA from the coding sequence ATGACCGACAGCCAGAACCCTTTTGAAGAGATGATGCGTCAGATGCAGGATATGGCCAAAGCCTTTCCTGCAATGGATGCGTTTTCCCCCAAAGGGTTCGAGGCGATGATGGGCAAGATGCCCAAAGACATGATGGAAACGTTTTTTGGCAATACGATGAACCCCAACGGGTTGGATGCCAAAACACGGATGTTGCTGACGATTTCGGGGCTGACCATGCAGGGTGCCCAGAATGACGTGGCGCTGCGTCAGGCCGTGATCCACGCGGTAGAGGCAGGGGCCCACAAGCAGCAAGTGATAGAGACGATCGGGCAGATGGCGGTTTTCGCCGGCATCCCCGCCATGACCCGCGCAATGGAAATCGCGCAGGGTGTTTTGGATGACAAGGAAGGTGACGCATGA
- the nuoI gene encoding NADH-quinone oxidoreductase subunit NuoI — protein MANTDYTRHAKYFLLQDFYQGLKLGIKYMFKPKATINYPHEKGPLSPRFRGEHALRRYPNGEERCIACKLCEAVCPAQAITIDAEPRDDGSRRTTRYDIDMTKCIYCGFCQEACPVDAIVEGPNFEFSTETREELFYDKAKLLDNGERWEAEIARNLELDAPYR, from the coding sequence ATGGCTAACACCGACTATACCCGTCACGCGAAATACTTCCTGCTGCAGGATTTCTATCAAGGCTTGAAGCTGGGCATTAAGTATATGTTCAAGCCCAAGGCGACGATCAACTACCCGCATGAAAAGGGCCCGCTGAGCCCTCGTTTCCGTGGTGAACATGCCCTGCGCCGCTATCCCAACGGGGAAGAGCGTTGCATCGCGTGCAAACTGTGCGAAGCGGTGTGCCCGGCGCAGGCGATCACCATCGACGCGGAACCGCGCGATGATGGCAGCCGCCGCACTACGCGCTACGACATCGACATGACCAAATGCATTTATTGCGGTTTCTGTCAGGAAGCCTGCCCGGTTGACGCGATTGTCGAGGGGCCGAACTTTGAATTCTCGACCGAGACCCGCGAAGAGCTGTTCTATGACAAGGCCAAGCTGCTGGACAACGGCGAACGCTGGGAAGCTGAAATCGCGCGCAACCTCGAACTGGACGCGCCGTACCGATGA
- the nuoH gene encoding NADH-quinone oxidoreductase subunit NuoH: MADFFFNTTLGTILLIIGQIFLVVIPLLLALAFLMYADRKIWASVQLRRGPNVVGIYGLLQSFADFAKYIVKEVVVPAGADRAVFFMAPMVTLVMALVAWAVIPFNDGWVLSNINVAILYVFAISSLEVYGVIMGGWASNSKYPFLGSLRSAAQMISYEVSIGLIIIGVVISSGSLNFGDIVLSQSGDYGLLNWYWLPHFPMLILFFISALAETNRPPFDLPEAESELVAGYQVEYSSTPFLLFMIGELVAVVLMCALISLMFFGGWLSPIPGLPDGIFWMVAKMGLVFFFFSLVKAITPRYRYDQLMRLGWKVFLPFSLFWVVFVSFAAKFDWFWGIYARWTVGG, from the coding sequence ATGGCTGACTTCTTTTTCAACACCACGCTGGGGACGATCCTGCTGATTATTGGCCAGATTTTCCTTGTTGTGATTCCCCTGCTTCTTGCCCTTGCGTTCCTGATGTACGCCGACCGGAAAATCTGGGCGTCGGTACAGCTGCGCCGCGGCCCGAACGTTGTAGGCATCTACGGTCTGCTGCAATCCTTTGCGGATTTCGCGAAATACATCGTCAAAGAGGTGGTCGTGCCCGCCGGTGCGGACCGCGCCGTGTTCTTCATGGCCCCGATGGTCACATTGGTTATGGCGCTGGTTGCCTGGGCGGTGATCCCGTTCAACGACGGTTGGGTTCTGTCGAACATCAACGTCGCGATCCTTTATGTCTTCGCGATCTCGTCGCTTGAAGTCTATGGCGTGATCATGGGCGGATGGGCGTCAAACTCCAAATACCCGTTTCTGGGCTCGCTGCGCTCTGCCGCGCAGATGATCTCTTACGAGGTGTCGATCGGCCTGATCATCATCGGCGTCGTCATCAGCTCTGGCTCGTTGAACTTCGGGGACATCGTGCTGTCGCAAAGCGGCGACTACGGTCTGCTGAACTGGTACTGGCTACCGCACTTCCCGATGCTGATCCTGTTCTTTATCTCGGCGCTGGCCGAAACCAACCGCCCGCCGTTTGACCTTCCCGAAGCTGAATCGGAACTGGTTGCCGGGTATCAGGTCGAATATTCCTCCACGCCCTTCTTGCTGTTCATGATCGGTGAACTGGTCGCCGTGGTGCTGATGTGCGCGCTGATCTCGCTGATGTTCTTTGGCGGTTGGCTGTCGCCGATCCCCGGCCTGCCGGACGGCATCTTCTGGATGGTCGCGAAAATGGGGCTGGTGTTCTTCTTCTTCTCGTTGGTCAAGGCGATCACCCCGCGGTACCGCTATGACCAGCTGATGCGTCTGGGATGGAAAGTGTTTCTGCCGTTCAGCCTGTTCTGGGTTGTCTTCGTATCCTTCGCCGCGAAATTCGATTGGTTCTGGGGTATCTATGCCCGTTGGACAGTAGGGGGCTGA
- the nuoG gene encoding NADH-quinone oxidoreductase subunit NuoG has product MSDTRKIIIDGKEVEVEGAMTLIQACEEAGVEIPRFCYHERLSIAGNCRMCLVEVVGGPPKPAASCAMQVRDLRPGPEGQPPVVKTNSPMVKKAREGVMEFLLINHPLDCPICDQGGECDLQDQAMAYGVDFSRYREPKRATEDLDLGPLVETHMTRCISCTRCVRFTTEVAGIHQMGQTGRGEDAEITAYLGQTLDSNLQGNIIDLCPVGALVSKPYAFTARPWELSKTESIDVMDALGSNIRVDTKGREVMRFLPRNHDGVNEEWISDKTRFVWDGLRRQRLDTPYIRENGKLRKADWPEALAAAAAAMKGKTVAGLIGDLASVEATYALKQLIEGQGGVVECRTDGAKLPAGNRSGYVGTATVEDLDHAQAVMLIGANPAVEAPVLNARIRKAWTRGADVALMGPAVDLTYDYDHLGDSPSLLNDLLKKDHADIAEKSSVIVVGMGALAREDGAEVLAAAMALAEATQSGFMVLHTAASRVGAMDVGAVAENGINDVLAADVIYNLGADEGDIPAGPFVIYQGSHGDRGAHRADIILPGAAYTEEGGLFVNTEGRPQLAARASFAPGQAKENWAILRALSAELDAKLPFDSLAALRKALVADVPHLGNIDQVAENAWQPVATGDLGDSPLRFAIADFYLSNPIARASQLMAELSANAKARREKPLAAE; this is encoded by the coding sequence ATGAGCGATACCCGCAAGATCATCATTGACGGCAAGGAAGTCGAAGTCGAAGGGGCGATGACGCTCATTCAGGCGTGCGAGGAAGCAGGGGTGGAAATTCCGCGTTTCTGTTACCATGAACGTCTGTCGATTGCCGGTAACTGCCGGATGTGTCTTGTGGAGGTCGTGGGCGGCCCACCCAAGCCTGCGGCGTCCTGCGCCATGCAGGTGCGCGACTTGCGTCCTGGCCCAGAGGGCCAGCCGCCTGTCGTCAAAACCAATTCGCCCATGGTTAAAAAGGCCCGCGAGGGGGTCATGGAATTCCTGCTGATCAACCACCCACTGGATTGCCCGATCTGCGATCAGGGCGGCGAGTGTGACCTTCAGGATCAGGCGATGGCCTACGGCGTTGACTTCAGCCGCTACCGCGAGCCGAAACGCGCGACCGAAGATCTGGATCTGGGTCCATTGGTTGAAACCCATATGACGCGCTGCATTTCCTGCACCCGTTGTGTGCGCTTCACCACCGAGGTCGCGGGCATTCACCAGATGGGCCAGACCGGCCGTGGTGAAGACGCCGAGATTACAGCCTATCTGGGGCAGACGCTCGATTCGAACCTGCAGGGCAACATCATTGATCTGTGCCCCGTGGGGGCGCTGGTCTCGAAACCCTATGCTTTCACCGCACGGCCGTGGGAGCTGTCAAAGACCGAATCGATCGACGTGATGGATGCGCTTGGGTCGAACATCCGTGTGGATACGAAAGGCCGCGAAGTCATGCGCTTCTTGCCGCGCAACCATGATGGCGTGAACGAGGAATGGATTTCCGATAAAACCCGTTTCGTCTGGGACGGACTGCGCCGCCAGCGTCTGGACACGCCCTATATTCGTGAAAACGGTAAACTGCGCAAAGCTGACTGGCCCGAAGCATTGGCCGCTGCCGCTGCTGCGATGAAGGGTAAGACTGTCGCCGGTCTGATCGGTGATCTTGCTTCGGTCGAGGCGACATATGCGTTGAAACAACTGATCGAAGGGCAAGGCGGCGTTGTCGAATGCCGGACCGATGGCGCGAAGCTGCCGGCGGGCAACCGGTCGGGCTATGTCGGGACCGCCACGGTCGAAGATCTGGATCACGCGCAAGCCGTGATGCTGATCGGCGCGAACCCCGCAGTGGAAGCACCGGTGCTGAACGCCCGTATCCGCAAGGCGTGGACCCGCGGCGCGGATGTGGCGCTGATGGGCCCAGCGGTCGATCTGACCTACGATTACGATCATCTGGGCGACAGCCCGTCGCTGCTGAATGACCTGCTGAAAAAGGATCACGCCGACATTGCCGAGAAATCCTCGGTCATCGTTGTGGGCATGGGGGCCTTGGCGCGCGAAGATGGGGCAGAGGTTCTGGCCGCTGCCATGGCGCTGGCCGAGGCGACGCAATCCGGCTTCATGGTCTTGCACACTGCCGCATCCCGTGTGGGTGCGATGGATGTCGGTGCCGTTGCCGAAAATGGCATCAACGATGTGCTGGCCGCCGATGTGATCTATAACCTCGGTGCCGATGAGGGCGACATTCCTGCTGGCCCCTTCGTGATCTATCAAGGCTCGCACGGGGATCGCGGCGCGCACCGTGCCGATATCATCCTTCCCGGTGCCGCCTATACGGAAGAGGGCGGTTTGTTCGTCAATACCGAAGGCCGTCCGCAGCTTGCCGCGCGCGCCAGCTTTGCCCCCGGTCAGGCCAAGGAAAACTGGGCTATCTTGCGCGCGCTGAGTGCCGAGCTGGACGCCAAGCTGCCGTTCGATTCGCTTGCGGCATTGCGCAAGGCGCTGGTCGCTGATGTCCCGCATCTGGGGAATATCGATCAGGTTGCCGAAAACGCATGGCAGCCTGTGGCCACAGGCGATCTGGGCGACAGCCCGTTGCGCTTTGCGATTGCCGATTTCTACCTGTCCAACCCCATCGCCCGCGCCAGCCAGTTGATGGCAGAGCTTTCGGCCAACGCCAAAGCCCGCCGCGAAAAACCACTGGCGGCGGAGTGA
- a CDS encoding DUF5333 domain-containing protein — translation MRNVLIAVTTVALMASPVAAKPPLRDVPAVDDALLDLGLADRIRKECPDISARMIRALSYLNTVHNTAKSLGYTSDEIDAYRKSDAEKARMKARGAAYLKAKGVDTSDPQSYCALGRAEIQKSSRIGSLLRAK, via the coding sequence ATGCGTAACGTATTGATCGCCGTAACAACCGTGGCCCTGATGGCCAGCCCTGTCGCCGCAAAGCCGCCGCTGCGTGATGTACCGGCTGTTGATGATGCGCTGCTTGATCTTGGACTGGCCGACCGGATTCGCAAAGAATGCCCCGATATCTCGGCCCGTATGATCCGCGCGCTCAGCTATTTGAACACTGTGCACAATACGGCGAAATCTTTGGGCTATACGTCGGACGAAATTGACGCCTACCGCAAAAGCGATGCTGAAAAGGCGCGCATGAAGGCCCGTGGGGCCGCATATTTAAAGGCGAAGGGGGTCGATACTTCGGACCCGCAAAGCTATTGTGCGTTAGGGCGTGCAGAAATCCAAAAATCGAGCCGGATCGGTTCGTTACTGAGAGCGAAATAA
- a CDS encoding MAPEG family protein, producing MESFAAYSHALTALAFWAILISVLGALSTMGRTPEGRCDCGKPKRNYDDVVYRRERAFMNAIEASGPFLASTLAAVLLGAPVFWVNLFAALFVVVRVAMAVVHIGTTNQPMRSLFFMLGLVCILALAVLAIFAAF from the coding sequence ATGGAAAGCTTTGCCGCCTATAGCCACGCGCTGACTGCTTTGGCTTTTTGGGCCATTCTGATCAGTGTCCTCGGCGCGCTCTCTACCATGGGGCGCACGCCTGAGGGGCGCTGCGATTGCGGCAAGCCCAAGCGGAACTACGACGATGTGGTCTATCGCCGCGAACGCGCGTTCATGAACGCGATAGAGGCGTCGGGCCCGTTTCTGGCATCGACGCTTGCGGCGGTGCTGCTTGGCGCGCCTGTGTTCTGGGTGAACCTCTTTGCGGCGCTGTTCGTGGTGGTGCGGGTCGCGATGGCCGTGGTGCATATCGGGACAACCAACCAGCCGATGCGGTCGCTGTTCTTTATGCTGGGGCTGGTCTGTATTCTGGCCTTGGCGGTCCTGGCGATTTTCGCAGCCTTCTGA
- the nuoF gene encoding NADH-quinone oxidoreductase subunit NuoF, with product MLQDQDRIFTNIYGMHDRTLKGAQARGHWDGTAGILKNGRDWIIDQMKASGLRGRGGAGFPTGLKWSFMPKESDGRPSYLVVNADESEPGTCKDREIMRHDPHTLIEGCLIASFAMNANACYIYIRGEYIREREALQAAIDEAYDAGLVGKNACKSGYDFDIYLHHGAGAYICGEETALLESLEGKKGMPRMKPPFPAGAGLYGCPTTVNNVESIAVVPTILRRGPEWFSSFGRPNNAGTKLFAISGHVNNPCVVEEAMSITFEELIEKHCGGIRGGWDNLKAVIPGGSSVPMIPGAQMRDAIMDFDYLREQRSGLGTAAVIVMDNSTDVIKAIWRLAKFYKHESCGQCTPCREGTGWMMRVMDRLVRGDAEPEEIDMLLDVTKQVEGHTICALGDAAAWPIQGLIRHFRDEIEDRIKHKRTGRVSAVAAE from the coding sequence ATGCTTCAGGATCAAGACCGCATCTTTACCAATATCTACGGTATGCACGACCGCACGCTGAAAGGCGCGCAGGCGCGTGGCCATTGGGATGGCACGGCGGGCATCCTCAAGAACGGGCGCGACTGGATCATCGACCAGATGAAAGCCTCGGGGCTGCGGGGCCGTGGCGGTGCGGGCTTCCCTACCGGTCTGAAGTGGTCCTTCATGCCCAAGGAAAGCGACGGTCGCCCCAGCTATCTGGTGGTGAACGCCGATGAATCCGAGCCCGGCACCTGCAAGGACCGCGAGATCATGCGCCACGATCCGCACACGCTGATCGAGGGCTGCCTGATCGCGAGCTTCGCGATGAATGCCAACGCTTGCTACATCTACATTCGCGGCGAATACATCCGCGAACGCGAAGCGCTGCAAGCCGCGATTGACGAGGCGTATGACGCGGGACTTGTGGGCAAGAATGCCTGCAAATCCGGCTATGATTTCGACATCTACCTGCACCACGGGGCAGGTGCCTATATCTGTGGCGAGGAAACCGCGCTGCTGGAAAGCCTTGAGGGCAAGAAAGGCATGCCGCGGATGAAGCCGCCGTTCCCTGCGGGGGCCGGTCTTTATGGGTGCCCGACCACGGTGAACAACGTGGAATCCATCGCGGTGGTCCCGACAATCCTGCGTCGCGGTCCAGAATGGTTTTCAAGCTTTGGCCGTCCGAACAACGCGGGCACCAAGCTGTTTGCGATCTCGGGCCATGTGAATAATCCTTGCGTCGTCGAAGAAGCGATGAGCATCACCTTTGAAGAGCTGATCGAAAAGCATTGCGGCGGTATCCGTGGCGGCTGGGACAACCTCAAGGCTGTGATCCCCGGCGGGTCGTCGGTGCCGATGATCCCCGGTGCGCAGATGCGCGACGCGATCATGGATTTCGACTACCTGCGCGAACAACGCTCGGGCCTGGGGACGGCTGCGGTCATCGTGATGGATAACTCCACCGATGTGATCAAGGCGATCTGGCGTCTGGCGAAGTTCTACAAGCACGAATCCTGTGGTCAGTGTACGCCATGCCGCGAAGGGACCGGCTGGATGATGCGCGTGATGGACCGTTTGGTGCGCGGCGATGCGGAGCCCGAAGAAATCGACATGCTGCTCGACGTGACCAAGCAGGTCGAAGGCCACACGATCTGCGCCCTTGGGGATGCGGCGGCTTGGCCCATTCAGGGTCTGATCCGTCACTTCCGCGACGAGATCGAGGATCGCATCAAGCACAAACGCACCGGCCGCGTCAGCGCCGTCGCGGCGGAGTAA